The following proteins come from a genomic window of Ferrovibrio sp. MS7:
- a CDS encoding NAD(P)(+) transhydrogenase (Re/Si-specific) subunit beta codes for MSIQLTALLYLVSSVLFILALRGLSSPETSRQGNTFGMVGMAIAVLTTIANLGDLSGSIAWVLVALVIGGGVGTVLARRIQMTAMPQLVAAMHSLVGLAAVLVAAAAFYNPAPYGILNPAGVITVAARIEMSLGVVIGIITFSGSLVAFAKLQGLVSGSPVIFKGQHMLNALIGLVILGLIVAFCMNPSKELFWAVTLLALIVGFTIIIPIGGADMPVVVSMLNSYSGWAAAGIGFTLQNPALIVTGALVGSSGAILSYIMCKGMNRSLFNVILGGFGGDTAAATGGSKVEKPYKKGSADDAAFIMKNAGKVIIVPGYGMAVSQAQHALREMGDKLKEEGVEVKYAIHPVAGRMPGHMNVLLAEANVPYDEVFELEEINSEFQTADVAFVIGANDVTNPAARDDPKSPIYGMPILDVDKAKTVLFVKRSMASGYAGIDNDLFYKDNTMMLLADAKKMVEDIVKGL; via the coding sequence ATGTCCATCCAACTTACCGCCCTGCTCTATCTCGTCAGCTCGGTGTTGTTCATCCTGGCTCTGCGCGGGCTTTCCAGCCCAGAGACCAGCCGCCAGGGCAACACCTTCGGCATGGTCGGCATGGCGATTGCCGTGCTCACCACCATCGCCAATCTCGGCGACCTCTCCGGCTCGATTGCCTGGGTGCTGGTTGCCCTGGTGATCGGCGGTGGCGTCGGCACCGTGCTGGCCCGCCGCATCCAGATGACGGCGATGCCGCAGCTTGTCGCCGCCATGCACTCACTCGTCGGCCTTGCCGCCGTGCTGGTGGCGGCCGCCGCCTTCTACAATCCGGCGCCTTACGGCATTCTCAATCCGGCCGGCGTCATCACTGTCGCCGCCCGCATCGAGATGAGCCTCGGCGTGGTCATCGGCATCATCACCTTCTCCGGCTCGCTGGTGGCCTTTGCCAAGCTGCAGGGCCTGGTTTCCGGCAGCCCGGTGATCTTCAAGGGCCAGCATATGCTGAACGCCCTGATCGGCCTGGTGATCCTCGGCCTGATCGTCGCCTTCTGCATGAACCCGAGCAAGGAACTGTTCTGGGCCGTCACGCTGCTGGCGCTGATCGTCGGCTTCACCATCATCATCCCGATTGGCGGCGCCGACATGCCTGTGGTCGTGTCGATGCTGAACAGCTATTCCGGCTGGGCGGCGGCCGGCATCGGCTTCACGCTGCAGAACCCGGCGCTGATCGTCACCGGCGCGCTGGTCGGCTCGTCGGGCGCGATCTTGAGCTACATCATGTGCAAGGGCATGAACCGCTCGCTGTTCAACGTCATCCTCGGCGGCTTCGGCGGCGACACGGCGGCGGCGACTGGCGGCAGCAAGGTGGAGAAGCCCTACAAGAAGGGCTCGGCCGACGACGCCGCCTTCATCATGAAGAATGCCGGCAAGGTCATCATCGTGCCGGGCTATGGCATGGCCGTCTCCCAGGCGCAGCATGCGTTGCGCGAAATGGGCGACAAGCTGAAGGAGGAAGGCGTGGAAGTGAAATACGCCATCCATCCGGTGGCGGGCCGCATGCCGGGCCACATGAACGTGCTGCTGGCGGAAGCCAATGTGCCGTATGACGAGGTGTTCGAACTGGAGGAGATCAACTCCGAATTCCAGACCGCAGATGTGGCCTTCGTGATCGGCGCCAACGACGTGACCAACCCCGCCGCGCGCGACGACCCGAAAAGCCCGATCTACGGCATGCCGATCCTCGATGTGGACAAGGCCAAGACCGTGCTGTTCGTGAAACGCTCGATGGCCAGCGGCTATGCCGGCATCGACAACGACCTGTTCTACAAGGACAACACGATGATGCTGCTCGCCGACGCCAAGAAGATGGTGGAGGATATTGTTAAAGGTCTTTAA
- a CDS encoding SDR family NAD(P)-dependent oxidoreductase — translation MAAAGFAGALDFTGRSVLVTGGSDGIGYGVARAFASLGARVTVTGTREAASYAQDFSGLGFQRLDVSDPASVAALAPLFPELDVLVNCVGTVLYRGQEFERAGFARVLDINLTGIMDVCATLQPALGKHGGAIVNLDSVVAEQAARNNPAYSASKIGLKHLNKALAIKWGKQGIRVNGVGPGFVPTKLTANQAGNEAAVAARLPLGRIGTPDDIAGAVLFLASPLAGYVTGQSILVDGGMTLLGAL, via the coding sequence ATGGCCGCAGCAGGCTTCGCGGGCGCGTTGGATTTCACCGGCAGGAGCGTGCTGGTTACTGGCGGCTCGGATGGCATCGGCTATGGCGTGGCGCGGGCCTTCGCGTCGCTGGGTGCCCGCGTCACCGTCACCGGCACGCGCGAGGCGGCAAGCTATGCCCAGGATTTCTCCGGGCTTGGCTTCCAGCGCCTGGATGTCTCCGACCCGGCTTCGGTGGCGGCACTCGCGCCGCTGTTTCCCGAACTGGATGTGCTGGTGAACTGCGTCGGCACGGTGCTGTATCGGGGCCAGGAATTCGAGCGCGCCGGCTTTGCCCGCGTGCTGGATATCAACCTCACCGGCATCATGGATGTGTGCGCCACCCTGCAGCCGGCTTTAGGCAAGCACGGCGGCGCCATCGTCAATCTCGATTCCGTGGTGGCCGAGCAGGCGGCGCGCAACAACCCGGCCTATTCCGCCAGCAAGATCGGGCTGAAGCATCTGAACAAGGCGCTGGCGATCAAATGGGGCAAGCAGGGCATCCGGGTGAACGGCGTCGGCCCCGGCTTCGTGCCGACCAAGCTGACCGCCAACCAGGCCGGCAATGAAGCCGCCGTGGCCGCCCGCCTGCCCTTGGGCCGCATCGGCACGCCCGACGACATTGCCGGCGCGGTGCTGTTCCTGGCCTCGCCGCTGGCCGGCTATGTGACGGGGCAATCCATCCTGGTGGATGGCGGCATGACGCTGCTGGGGGCGTTGTAG
- a CDS encoding aa3-type cytochrome c oxidase subunit IV: MAEEHKLGTMDISQHKAAYSGFMKATTWSCIAIAITLALMAKFLVH, translated from the coding sequence ATGGCCGAGGAACATAAGCTTGGCACCATGGATATCAGCCAGCACAAGGCCGCCTATAGCGGCTTCATGAAGGCAACCACATGGTCCTGCATCGCCATCGCCATCACGCTGGCGCTGATGGCGAAATTCCTGGTGCACTAA
- a CDS encoding PAS domain-containing protein has product MTTRKSRLHAELNPALDDAPRLCALRDYWRARCPADGGIPRRQDIDPTQLKEHLGSLFIAEPIEGGADFRYRLIGADLTAIHGHEFTGSKVSELFWGFSAEDAATVINAYQIVVRKHVILRAGGAVLWAGKDYLPFDSLHLPILAPDGQSTWLLGELMFLG; this is encoded by the coding sequence ATGACCACACGTAAAAGCCGCCTCCACGCCGAATTGAATCCGGCGCTGGATGACGCGCCGCGCCTCTGCGCGCTGCGCGACTATTGGCGTGCGCGCTGCCCGGCCGATGGCGGCATCCCCCGGCGCCAGGATATCGACCCGACGCAACTGAAAGAGCATCTCGGCAGCCTGTTCATCGCCGAGCCGATAGAAGGCGGCGCCGATTTCCGCTACCGCCTGATCGGCGCCGATCTCACCGCCATACACGGCCATGAATTCACCGGCTCGAAAGTGAGCGAACTCTTCTGGGGTTTCTCCGCCGAGGACGCCGCCACGGTGATCAACGCCTATCAGATCGTGGTGCGCAAACACGTGATCCTGCGTGCCGGCGGCGCCGTGCTCTGGGCCGGCAAGGACTACCTGCCCTTCGACTCCCTCCACCTGCCGATCCTGGCCCCAGACGGGCAGAGCACCTGGCTGCTGGGGGAGTTGATGTTTTTGGGGTAG
- a CDS encoding GMC family oxidoreductase, which yields MAEDFEDGGTFDYVIVGGGTAGSLLANRLSADPSRRVLVLEAGGDDTWIWFHIPIGYLFAIGNPRSDWCFKTEAVPGLNGRSIGYARGKVLGGCTAINAMVYMRGQAADYDAWRQLGLTGWGWDDVLPYFLKHENHFAGEAPLHKSGGEWRVEQPRVRWDILDAVGRAGAEIGIPPVADFNGGDNEGAGYFQVNQHKGRRWSAATGFLKPVMHRQNLTVRLQAHAERIELQGRRATGLIYTLNGRRYRVRAAREVLLTAGAIASPQLLQLSGIGPGALLQQHGIPVLHDSPGVGENLQDHLQVRLIYKVKNVTTINELDQSLFAKAKIALEYALFRRGALTMAPSQFGMFTRSSPEHATANVEYHIQPLSLDKFGDPLHKFPAFTASICNLRPTSRGHVRIKSRDAFTAPAIQPNYLSTPEDQRVAVDSIKLTRRLAQARALAPYEPEEYLPGPGVASEADMVKAAGDLGATIFHPVSTAKMGPDHDRMAVLDGELRVRGIDGLRVVDASAMPLITSGNTASPTLMIAEKAAESIIRDARG from the coding sequence ATGGCTGAAGATTTCGAGGATGGCGGCACATTCGATTACGTGATCGTTGGTGGCGGCACGGCGGGGTCGCTGCTGGCCAACCGGCTTTCCGCCGATCCATCGCGCCGCGTGCTGGTGCTGGAAGCCGGCGGCGACGACACCTGGATCTGGTTTCACATTCCCATCGGCTATCTGTTCGCCATCGGCAATCCGCGTTCCGACTGGTGCTTCAAGACCGAGGCAGTGCCGGGGCTGAATGGCCGTTCCATCGGCTATGCGCGCGGCAAGGTGCTGGGCGGCTGCACCGCGATCAACGCCATGGTCTACATGCGCGGCCAGGCCGCCGATTACGATGCCTGGCGCCAGCTTGGCCTCACCGGCTGGGGCTGGGATGATGTGCTGCCCTATTTCCTCAAGCATGAGAATCATTTCGCCGGTGAGGCTCCGCTGCACAAAAGCGGCGGCGAATGGCGCGTCGAGCAGCCGCGCGTGCGCTGGGATATCCTGGATGCCGTGGGCCGCGCTGGTGCTGAAATCGGCATTCCGCCGGTGGCGGATTTCAATGGCGGCGACAATGAAGGCGCGGGCTATTTCCAGGTCAACCAGCATAAGGGCCGGCGCTGGTCGGCGGCGACGGGCTTCCTCAAGCCTGTGATGCACCGGCAGAATCTCACCGTGCGCCTGCAGGCCCATGCCGAGCGGATCGAATTGCAAGGCCGCCGCGCCACCGGGCTGATCTACACGCTGAATGGCCGCCGCTACCGCGTGCGCGCGGCGCGCGAAGTGCTGCTCACCGCTGGCGCCATCGCCTCGCCGCAACTGCTCCAGCTATCGGGCATCGGGCCGGGGGCGCTGTTGCAGCAGCATGGCATCCCGGTGCTGCATGACTCACCCGGCGTCGGCGAGAATCTGCAGGATCATCTGCAGGTGCGGCTGATCTACAAGGTGAAGAACGTCACGACTATCAACGAACTCGATCAGTCGCTCTTCGCCAAGGCGAAGATCGCGCTGGAATATGCGCTATTCCGGCGCGGCGCGCTGACCATGGCGCCCTCGCAATTCGGCATGTTCACGCGCTCAAGCCCGGAGCATGCCACGGCGAATGTCGAGTATCACATCCAGCCGTTGTCGCTGGATAAGTTCGGCGATCCGCTGCACAAGTTTCCCGCCTTCACCGCCAGTATCTGCAATCTGCGCCCGACGTCGCGCGGCCATGTGCGGATCAAGAGCCGCGATGCTTTCACCGCCCCGGCGATCCAGCCGAATTATCTCTCGACACCAGAGGATCAGCGCGTGGCGGTGGACAGCATCAAGCTGACGCGGCGGCTGGCACAGGCCCGGGCGCTGGCGCCCTATGAGCCGGAGGAATACCTGCCCGGCCCCGGGGTGGCGAGCGAGGCCGACATGGTAAAGGCGGCGGGCGATCTCGGCGCCACCATCTTCCATCCAGTGTCGACCGCGAAGATGGGGCCGGACCACGACCGCATGGCGGTGCTGGATGGCGAGTTGCGGGTGCGCGGCATTGATGGCTTGCGCGTGGTGGATGCCTCGGCAATGCCGCTGATCACCTCGGGCAATACGGCCTCGCCGACCCTGATGATCGCGGAGAAGGCCGCCGAGAGCATTATCCGCGATGCAAGGGGGTAA
- a CDS encoding S26 family signal peptidase: MRKVFTSGLRIVFDYLAPGRILHRNNNFRAATFASIVITVLDIAVLYFVFFDIPQNSTEVQFKLTTAVSYMLLRALLATALQFLPKRLLPATPAFCTENVLFLSVFLRAYPIFSLAIIISIHLFKLSAWGFFQGPSELSLPNIFPNDVIVIEHHYFKKNSARRGDLVVYERAGNFLISRIAAIPGDTVSIRNGALSVNGQTQNLQAMRTCIPVAGKLYQAIEEENDAGKYTVLIGGCDVEISYRIGAVDIMTNEILLVHDNRSRFGNMFSSLEKVPIDMRVFKVQASSLFHRPRFIHRSSSADRADIRLSE, encoded by the coding sequence ATGCGGAAAGTTTTCACATCCGGGCTTCGAATCGTTTTCGACTATCTTGCGCCAGGGCGCATCCTGCATCGAAACAATAATTTTCGTGCCGCGACCTTTGCGTCGATAGTTATCACTGTTCTTGATATTGCTGTTTTGTATTTTGTTTTCTTTGACATTCCTCAAAACTCCACCGAAGTGCAATTCAAGCTGACCACAGCTGTCTCATACATGCTGTTGCGGGCGCTGCTGGCTACAGCTCTTCAATTCTTACCAAAGCGTCTGCTTCCTGCCACGCCCGCGTTTTGCACTGAGAATGTGCTCTTTTTATCGGTATTCCTGAGAGCCTACCCAATTTTCTCCCTGGCAATAATCATCAGCATTCATTTGTTCAAACTATCCGCCTGGGGGTTTTTTCAAGGACCGTCAGAACTTTCGCTTCCGAACATATTTCCTAATGATGTCATTGTTATAGAACATCATTACTTCAAGAAAAATTCCGCTCGCAGAGGCGATCTCGTTGTGTATGAACGAGCAGGCAATTTCCTCATTTCAAGAATCGCCGCAATACCTGGGGATACCGTCAGCATTCGAAATGGGGCGCTGTCTGTAAACGGGCAAACCCAAAATTTGCAGGCGATGAGAACATGTATTCCTGTAGCCGGCAAACTCTATCAAGCTATTGAAGAAGAAAATGACGCTGGGAAATACACTGTATTGATTGGTGGGTGTGACGTCGAAATTTCCTATCGCATAGGCGCGGTGGATATAATGACTAATGAAATTCTACTCGTTCACGACAACCGAAGCAGATTCGGGAATATGTTCTCATCCTTGGAAAAAGTCCCCATCGACATGCGTGTTTTTAAAGTTCAGGCATCATCTTTATTTCATAGACCAAGGTTTATTCACCGGTCTTCGTCGGCGGACCGCGCTGATATCAGATTGAGCGAATAG
- a CDS encoding putative metalloprotease CJM1_0395 family protein, with product MIGSLSLYSPATLPAFGAAPPALATAQSRANDGSAVCSALDCSEHGAFNRAQLAAQFPGLASARTESARQNGIGPGAVTAASTGTGSSGIGSSGTGRLASNTLLTAQEQATPAAGSGKAQSADQLSEEEKAQVAKLKAIDAKVRAHERAHAAVGGQYAGAPSYSYTRGPDGQMYATSGEVSIDISAENDPEATLQKAAQVAAAALAPADPSGADRAVAAAAQALRLEALAQIRAEKKAEQEAQQAEAGTAPAPNPAPGQSPAESPAARASAAYAALNGLIGRVAQQQGGALVNASA from the coding sequence ATGATTGGCAGCCTGTCGCTCTATTCGCCGGCCACGCTGCCGGCCTTTGGCGCCGCGCCCCCCGCCCTTGCCACGGCCCAGAGCCGGGCCAATGACGGCAGCGCGGTGTGCAGCGCGCTGGATTGCAGCGAACATGGCGCCTTCAACCGCGCCCAGCTTGCGGCGCAGTTTCCCGGCCTGGCCAGCGCGCGCACGGAATCGGCGCGGCAGAACGGCATCGGCCCCGGCGCCGTGACCGCAGCCAGCACCGGCACTGGCAGCAGCGGCATCGGCAGCAGCGGCACCGGTCGCCTGGCCAGCAACACCCTGCTCACCGCCCAGGAGCAGGCCACGCCCGCCGCCGGCAGCGGCAAGGCGCAGTCGGCTGACCAGCTATCGGAAGAAGAAAAGGCCCAGGTGGCGAAGCTGAAGGCGATCGACGCCAAGGTGCGGGCGCATGAGCGGGCGCATGCCGCCGTGGGCGGGCAATATGCCGGCGCGCCGTCCTACAGCTACACGCGCGGCCCCGATGGCCAGATGTATGCCACCAGCGGCGAGGTGAGCATCGACATTTCCGCCGAGAACGACCCGGAAGCGACCCTGCAGAAAGCGGCCCAGGTGGCCGCCGCCGCGCTGGCCCCGGCCGACCCCTCGGGCGCCGACCGCGCCGTGGCCGCCGCCGCCCAGGCCTTGCGGCTGGAAGCCCTGGCGCAGATCCGCGCCGAAAAGAAAGCCGAGCAGGAAGCGCAGCAGGCCGAGGCTGGCACGGCGCCCGCACCTAATCCGGCGCCCGGGCAAAGTCCCGCCGAATCGCCCGCTGCCCGGGCCTCCGCCGCCTATGCCGCGCTCAACGGCCTGATCGGCCGGGTGGCCCAGCAGCAGGGCGGCGCGCTGGTCAATGCCTCGGCCTGA
- a CDS encoding Re/Si-specific NAD(P)(+) transhydrogenase subunit alpha has product MKIAIPKERRPGERRAAASPDTVKKFAQLGAEVVVETGTGAGADIPDSQFAEAGAKIAPDARSALGDADMVLKVQRPMTAAEGNDELALLKKGAILVAGLGALQQREQVKAYAAAGIDAYAMELMPRITRAQSMDILSSQSNLAGYKSVLDAAAVFGRAFPMMMTSAGTIAPARVFVMGVGVAGLQAIATAKRLGAVVSATDVRPATKEQVESLGGKFVWVDDEEARASQTAGGYAKEMSAEYKAKQAALIAETVKKQDIIITTALIPGRPAPVLVTEEMVRSMKPGSVIIDLAVEAGGNCPLSKPDQIVDVDGVKVVGYTNYPSRVPVDASNLFSKNLWNFLSPHWDKESKTFKFKADDETVTGTCVTRGGAVVHPMLKEGN; this is encoded by the coding sequence ATGAAGATAGCGATTCCGAAGGAGCGCCGTCCGGGTGAACGGCGCGCCGCCGCCTCGCCGGATACGGTGAAGAAATTTGCCCAGCTTGGCGCCGAGGTGGTGGTGGAAACCGGCACCGGCGCCGGTGCCGATATCCCCGACAGCCAATTCGCCGAAGCCGGCGCCAAGATCGCGCCCGACGCCAGGAGCGCGCTCGGCGATGCCGACATGGTGCTGAAGGTGCAGCGGCCGATGACCGCCGCCGAAGGTAATGACGAACTGGCTTTGCTCAAAAAAGGCGCCATCCTGGTCGCCGGCCTGGGTGCCTTGCAGCAGCGCGAGCAGGTGAAGGCCTATGCCGCCGCCGGCATCGACGCCTATGCCATGGAACTGATGCCGCGCATCACCCGCGCCCAGTCGATGGACATTCTGTCCTCGCAGTCGAACCTCGCCGGCTACAAGTCGGTGCTGGATGCGGCGGCCGTGTTCGGCCGTGCCTTCCCGATGATGATGACCTCGGCCGGCACCATCGCGCCGGCCCGCGTCTTCGTCATGGGCGTCGGCGTGGCCGGCCTGCAGGCGATTGCCACCGCCAAGCGCCTCGGCGCCGTGGTTTCGGCGACAGACGTGCGCCCGGCGACCAAGGAGCAGGTGGAAAGCCTCGGCGGCAAGTTCGTCTGGGTCGATGACGAGGAAGCCCGCGCCAGCCAGACCGCTGGCGGCTATGCCAAGGAAATGTCGGCCGAGTACAAGGCCAAGCAGGCAGCCCTCATTGCCGAGACGGTGAAGAAGCAGGACATCATCATCACCACCGCGCTGATCCCCGGCCGCCCCGCCCCGGTGCTGGTCACCGAGGAAATGGTGCGCAGCATGAAGCCCGGCTCGGTGATCATCGATCTGGCGGTGGAGGCCGGCGGCAATTGCCCGCTGTCCAAGCCGGACCAGATCGTCGATGTCGACGGCGTCAAGGTGGTAGGCTACACCAACTATCCCAGCCGCGTGCCGGTGGATGCCTCCAACCTGTTCTCGAAGAACCTCTGGAATTTCCTCTCCCCGCATTGGGACAAGGAAAGCAAGACATTCAAGTTCAAGGCCGACGACGAAACCGTGACCGGCACCTGCGTCACCCGCGGCGGCGCCGTGGTGCACCCGATGCTGAAAGAGGGGAACTGA
- a CDS encoding ABC1 kinase family protein has product MAEEDTALGRARRYARVGASVGSLAAKLGAERVLGVKLDRGKHAADLRAALGGLKGPLMKVAQIMSTIPDALPKEYVQELTQLQANAPAMGPAFVKRRMVAELGPDWQAKFTRFDLQAAAAASLGQVHRAATKQQGNLAAKLQYPDMASAVEADLKQLKLIFGIYSRIDPAIDTRHIHAEIADRLREELDYQREAAHMRLYAAMLKDEPQVHVPDVVKPLSTGRLLTMTWLDGKPLLTYKDAPQEARDTIAYNLFRAWYVPFYRCGVIHGDPHLGNYTVRDDLGINLLDFGCVRIFPAKFVGGVIDLYRAISTQDRALAVHAYETWGFSGLSNEVIDTLNLWAEFVYAPLLEDRPRRIQEMEESGIYGREVAEKVHAELKKLGGVTPPREFVFMDRAAIGLGGVFLHLKAAINWHRLFHDLIEGFDTKALEKRQQAALKAAGLEQTD; this is encoded by the coding sequence ATGGCTGAGGAAGACACTGCCTTAGGCCGCGCCCGGCGCTATGCCCGTGTCGGCGCCTCGGTTGGCAGCCTTGCCGCCAAGCTCGGCGCCGAGCGCGTGCTTGGCGTCAAGCTCGACCGTGGCAAGCATGCGGCGGATCTGCGTGCGGCGCTCGGCGGCCTGAAAGGCCCGCTGATGAAGGTGGCGCAGATCATGTCCACCATCCCCGACGCGCTGCCGAAGGAATATGTGCAGGAACTGACGCAGCTTCAGGCCAATGCGCCGGCGATGGGGCCGGCTTTCGTCAAGCGCCGCATGGTTGCTGAACTCGGGCCCGACTGGCAGGCGAAATTCACCCGCTTCGATTTGCAGGCAGCCGCCGCCGCCTCGCTCGGCCAGGTGCATCGCGCGGCGACCAAGCAGCAGGGCAACCTGGCGGCCAAGCTGCAATACCCGGACATGGCTTCGGCGGTGGAAGCCGATCTGAAGCAGTTGAAGCTGATCTTCGGCATCTACAGCCGCATCGATCCGGCCATCGACACCCGCCATATCCATGCCGAGATCGCCGACCGGCTGCGCGAGGAACTGGATTACCAGCGCGAAGCGGCGCATATGCGGCTCTATGCCGCGATGCTGAAAGACGAGCCGCAGGTGCATGTGCCCGACGTGGTGAAGCCTTTAAGCACCGGCCGGCTGCTGACCATGACCTGGCTGGACGGCAAGCCGCTGCTGACCTACAAGGACGCGCCGCAGGAAGCCCGCGACACGATTGCCTACAACCTGTTCCGCGCCTGGTATGTGCCGTTCTACCGCTGCGGCGTGATCCATGGCGATCCGCATTTGGGCAATTACACGGTGCGCGACGATCTCGGCATCAACCTGCTGGATTTCGGCTGCGTGCGCATTTTCCCAGCAAAGTTCGTCGGCGGCGTGATCGACCTCTACCGCGCTATCTCGACCCAGGACCGCGCGCTGGCGGTGCATGCCTACGAGACCTGGGGCTTTTCGGGCTTGAGCAACGAAGTGATCGACACGCTCAATCTCTGGGCCGAATTCGTCTACGCGCCGCTGCTGGAAGACCGCCCGCGCCGCATCCAGGAAATGGAAGAAAGCGGCATCTATGGCCGCGAAGTAGCCGAGAAGGTGCATGCCGAATTGAAGAAACTCGGCGGCGTGACGCCGCCGCGCGAATTCGTGTTCATGGACCGCGCCGCCATCGGCCTCGGCGGCGTATTCCTGCATCTGAAGGCAGCGATCAACTGGCACCGCCTGTTCCACGACCTGATCGAAGGCTTCGACACCAAGGCACTGGAAAAACGCCAGCAGGCGGCGCTGAAGGCGGCGGGGCTGGAACAGACTGATTAG
- a CDS encoding deoxyguanosinetriphosphate triphosphohydrolase, with protein sequence MAQNAKKNKTATKKSTNSRKTNPTTKMNWAQLMSRKRLGVEASPSDKNPQFPETISIEERTQFESDIDRIIYSGAFRRLGRKTQVHPLAANDHIHTRLAHSLEASRMGKALGRAIGVELKRQKKLPRDISPEDISTVVQAASLAHDLGNPPFGHGGEEAMAHWFEINGPEFFKFFNKEYQNDLINFEGNAQGFRILTQTERRLFKGGVRLTCATLAAFQKYPWTSQKKGKKFGAFLSEKNILEQVAKETGLIQKNDHEWCRHPLAYLVEAADDICYAIIDIEDAVELKIITYERARDALLSAFDSDSAKRIREDLNPEGNSRENLAIIRSHIFDIAVPAVKEGFMNGYDDIMSGVMSGSIFGKMQEYKRFNQFILDAKKIAHEEIFKDRRKIENEIGAYAIFDTTLKAFCEAAINKARVLSHDPKRSESSEKRQSDTALSWKSDLVLKLLGHHAPSGTNVPGEQETWTEYQCLRRVIDYVSGMTDNYATYISKQLQGMGFSGGQRP encoded by the coding sequence ATGGCTCAAAACGCTAAAAAAAACAAAACTGCCACTAAGAAATCGACGAATAGTAGGAAGACCAACCCCACAACAAAAATGAATTGGGCTCAGCTTATGTCGAGAAAAAGGTTGGGGGTAGAAGCTAGCCCGTCCGATAAAAACCCTCAATTTCCAGAAACAATTTCTATTGAGGAAAGGACCCAATTTGAGTCTGACATCGACCGGATAATATACTCGGGCGCATTTAGACGGCTGGGGCGAAAGACCCAAGTTCACCCATTGGCAGCGAACGATCATATTCACACACGTTTGGCCCATAGTCTCGAAGCGTCGCGAATGGGAAAAGCTTTGGGGAGAGCTATTGGTGTTGAATTAAAACGCCAAAAGAAATTACCTCGCGATATATCACCGGAGGACATATCAACGGTCGTTCAAGCCGCTTCTCTTGCTCATGATCTAGGAAACCCTCCGTTTGGTCATGGAGGGGAAGAGGCAATGGCTCATTGGTTTGAAATTAACGGACCGGAGTTTTTCAAATTCTTTAATAAAGAATATCAAAACGATTTGATTAATTTTGAAGGTAATGCTCAAGGTTTTCGAATTCTCACTCAAACAGAGCGAAGACTTTTCAAAGGTGGTGTTCGACTGACTTGTGCGACATTGGCTGCTTTCCAGAAATATCCCTGGACTAGTCAAAAGAAGGGAAAAAAGTTTGGTGCATTTTTATCTGAGAAAAACATTTTAGAGCAGGTGGCTAAAGAAACCGGATTAATCCAAAAAAATGATCATGAATGGTGTCGGCATCCATTGGCCTATTTAGTCGAAGCTGCGGACGATATCTGTTATGCAATTATTGATATTGAGGATGCTGTAGAATTAAAAATTATTACATATGAGCGGGCACGTGACGCGCTATTAAGCGCTTTTGATTCTGATAGCGCAAAAAGAATTCGAGAAGACTTGAACCCTGAGGGAAACAGTAGAGAAAATCTTGCGATAATAAGAAGTCATATTTTTGATATTGCGGTCCCGGCAGTCAAGGAAGGCTTCATGAATGGATATGATGATATAATGTCTGGCGTTATGTCCGGTTCAATATTTGGGAAAATGCAAGAATACAAAAGGTTCAATCAATTTATTCTAGATGCCAAAAAAATCGCGCACGAGGAAATATTCAAAGATAGAAGAAAAATTGAAAATGAGATTGGCGCATATGCAATTTTTGACACGACATTGAAGGCATTCTGTGAAGCAGCAATAAATAAAGCCAGAGTTTTGTCACATGACCCAAAGCGATCTGAGAGTAGTGAAAAAAGACAGAGTGATACAGCTTTGTCGTGGAAGTCTGATTTAGTTCTTAAATTGCTTGGACATCATGCTCCCTCAGGGACAAATGTGCCTGGAGAGCAAGAAACCTGGACGGAATATCAATGCTTACGGCGAGTGATAGACTACGTAAGTGGTATGACAGATAATTACGCTACGTATATTTCAAAGCAACTTCAGGGCATGGGTTTTTCCGGGGGGCAACGCCCCTAG